The Cryptomeria japonica unplaced genomic scaffold, Sugi_1.0 HiC_scaffold_270, whole genome shotgun sequence genome segment TTCTAGCTTGATACTTACCGATGAGATCAAAATAATGCATTAGATACTTACAAAATTATAGTTTGATACTTAATTGAGGAATTTAAtgtattaaatatttgattaattctcTTTTTCACTAACCCATAATTTCATTGAAAAAAACTATAACCACTACCAATAGCATCTCGTACAAGATCAGGCACtaatatacaataaaaaataaCCCATTACACCAAAATGGGGCCTTGAGATAGGGGACAATAGGACATCTGCTACCACAAACTTAACATAACGTCAAAAATACCACAATCTCCGGTCAAGGAACCAATCCACATCAAGGTTCATTCCAAATTACTTAAATTCAAATCCAGCCACTAAAAACTTATCCGCTGAATGCTTAAAATCTGCATACAAAATTAAAAATAACGTTTGATATAGAATAAGCTATTAAATAGAAGAAATCACCTTCAAgtttatatatttgaaaatttaatCCCTATAACTAGGAAGATGGGCATGATTGAAGAGAACCACTCATGTGGATATCATGTATATAAATGTCATGGGATAAGAAATTATTTGAATGGTTAAAAAGATGTAGTATCATATTGATAAAAAGAACTAAAGAATTATGACATCTAAATTATCACTCATACTATTCTAGTGAAACTAGGTGTTCAACCTTTTAGGAAGAAATAAAATCTCATAAATTCTTTTATGGAAGTATTGATATAAATATGCACAAGATTTATTATTTACAATATTTTTCTAGTTAGaaattctacttgggttgctaatctTGTATTTGTGAAAGATTAATATAAAAATTAGACAAAGAGtggatttaaaatatattaataaaacatCTAAAATGGATAATTATCATTTTCTATCCTCTGAGTAAGTACTatcaaatattaataaatatagatGATGTTATTTCTGAATGGCTATTTTGGCTACAATTGGGTTATGCCAAATACAGAAGGTAGATAATAGACCACCTTCACTACTAAGTGGGATATGTTTACAATTAGAAGGATGGCCTTTAGTTTGATTAAAGCTAGAGCTATCATTTCTAGGGCCATGAATATTTTCTTTAAAGGTTTTATAGGAAAGTGAATCAATAATTGAATTAAAATAGTTGTTCAACTTAATTAATTATTGGTAGGAACAATTTAAATCGATATTGATGATATTGGATATACCCACTATTAAAAAACACCTATAATTTTCATTAAATGATTTATGAGCATAATTATTTATCATCCTATTGACCAAACACTATACAAAATAAATGATTGCAAAAAAAATACATACGTCACCAataaacatatacatatttatGCGTCTTAAATAGTGAATAATACATATAAATATCTTAATAATGCTTACAATTTATagattaatcaaatattaattttaaaatcaattaaGTGACATTATTCTTTATAGAAAAGATTTCactagaaaaatatggaaaaacaaAGTTCCATACAAAAAGCatcctaaacagtcaaaagcaatAGTTTtgccaattcctttccatttctctaaAGCACTTCGCATTTTTATGCATAAATAAAATTTATGGTATCTAAGAAAGAGTCGAACATAGAAAATCCATTATGCAGGAAAGTTTTTATTCAAAGAAAAACTGGTGAATTGAGGGAGCAGACATAATTGAGGCTGCGAATTTGTTCTAACAGTCCACGAACTTGTAGGTAGTAAGCAGATAACCATTATTCTTTCCTTGTCCATCTCCATCAATGGCATTAAAAGCATCTGTTTCTAACACCAATCCTCCATTTTGGCACTGGTCCAGAATTCGTACGGTCACATTTTCACCGGTCAAATCATTTTTCACCTGTAAGAATTCAACTGATTACGTAAGCCTTGAATAAACCGTATACAAATAAGCAAACATATTCTTATTATATATTTTAACATCACAAAATTAAAGGTTTATATTTAACAAGTAAAAGCATAAGACATTGTTTCTTGTAATTAGATGGCGGAGTTTACTTGGATGCAGGTGCCGCAGAGGGAAGATCCCATGGGCTTGCCGGCTTGGTCACAATAGGCAGCCCAAAGGTATTCCTTGCGCCACTCTAGGGGCTGCTTAGAGTCAAATGTAGCACAAAATAGGCCATCAATGTTGTAATTACGACCAGCAGAATCATACGGATTAGACGTGGTAAACGTCTCGCCATTAACACAGAGTATGGAAGCCAGGAAGAAGCATAGAGCAATCCACCTCACAACCTTGGAAGCCATGATGATATGCTCAACACAACCAGAATACTATGAAACTGATTGTTGTGTTAAGGCAGGCGATATTGTTGTCAGAAGAATGACTCCTATGATTTATAGGAGTTATCATTAGGCTTGTTCTCAATATTTTTTCATGTTGCCCATGTAGCCCTTGGCTTATTTGTTTGGAGTCAGTAATTATTCAGAGGATATTCAATAGGATTTCTTGGTTTGTTCATTGAAATCCGTAACAAGATTTCTTGGTTTGTTCGTTGGAATCGGTAACAAGATTTCTTGGTTTCTTCGTTGAAATCGGCAACGTACTATATTTATGTGACGATTTATGATGTATACATTAGGAaattcaattaataaattaattattgagaTCGAAGGCATTCTTCTTAGAATACTCGCTTGGTTAGGCAGAAGgaaatcatatttatttgattataacaTTAGTTTGATTGTTGTTATAGTTTGTTTAAAGAAGTATTGTTCTGGAAAGGACTTTCAAATATATCTTTTAGTTTTTGTTAAATTTTTGGTCAAGAATCATGGATAGACATATATTTCATATGGCTCTAAGCATCATGTCGTTTTTTATCTNNNNNNNNNNNNNNNNNNNNNNNNNNNNNNNNNNNNNNNNNNNNNNNNNNNNNNNNNNNNNNNNNNNNNNNNNNNNNNNNNNNNNNNNNNNNNNNNNNNNNNNNNNNNNNNNN includes the following:
- the LOC131048741 gene encoding pathogenesis-related protein PR-4-like, coding for MASKVVRWIALCFFLASILCVNGETFTTSNPYDSAGRNYNIDGLFCATFDSKQPLEWRKEYLWAAYCDQAGKPMGSSLCGTCIQVKNDLTGENVTVRILDQCQNGGLVLETDAFNAIDGDGQGKNNGYLLTTYKFVDC